AACTCCAGAGCAGCTCGTGTTGCGAAATACCCGTTACCTAATGTACATAATGCCTCTTGCAGAGGATGATCTTTCTTATTCCATTCTTCGTACTCTATTGTCCAACCTTTCTTCATAATTTATTCATTCCCTTTCTTGTTTTTATGTATCTCAACTATCTTTTCAAAAAACTCTTTGACCTGAAAGACATTTTTTAGCGAATAATTGGCAGCAGTTTCTTGTCCATGGCTTCCGACCATAATACCTATTCCTTTGTCTTTGAGTGCTTTAAAAGCATCTTCATCCGTTATATCGTCACCGATAAAGATAGGTAAATACTTGCTAGAGTCATCTAATCCGAGTTCTTCTAAAATCCAGAAGACAGCTTTGCCCTTATGCCAGTCCAGATCTGGTTTTATCTCTACCACCTTCTTGCCTTCTCCCTTTTTCAAGCCCTTGTTGTTCTTAATGATCTTATCTACTACTTCGTAAATATAAGGGATATCTGATTCTCGGGCATTACGATAATGATTCGCAATGGCGTAGCGCTTTCTTTCTACCTGGACACCTTCTGTTTTATCTTTGAATCTATCAACTAGTTCTTGTTCTATCTTATCGAGTAACTGAACTATCTCACCGGCTTTCTCATGTTCTTTCTTCATACCATCAGGACCAATTATATCGTAACCGTGACTACCAGCATAGATAAGATTATCGAGTTGCACTAAATTCTGTATGTCTTTGGTATCTCTTCCTGTAATAATGGCTACAGTAAAGTTGTCTGCCAGTTCTTTCAAGGTCTGTTTCATTTCTGGAGATATCTTGGCATCTTCCGGTCTGCTAACAATGGGTGTTAGCGTACCGTCATAATCGAGAAAAAAAACAGGTTTGCTGGCAGAAATACTCTTAAATATATCGGTCTTTTGGGTGAATATCAACGGCTTGGGAATATCAAAGTACTCAGCTATCATGGGATTATCGAAAAGGTCTAAATCAGCGAAGTTATTGATAATTATGTCAGCTCCGTTAGCTAAGAGAGCATCACCATTGTTGAATCTATTTACTCCTACCACTAATCCGAAATGACCTCTTTGACCCGCTTCTACGCCCGAAATAGCATCTTCAAAGACAACCCCGTTTTCCGGAGAAATATTTAGATACTTAGCTGCTTCTATAAATATATCCGGATTTGGTTTACCCTTTAAATGACGCTGTTCGGCTACTACTCCATCTATTCTAACATCGAATAGTTTGTCTATTCCAACCCGTTTGATGATCTTTTCACAATTTTTGCTGGATGATACTATTGCTGTTTTTAATCCTAAATCTCGCCATTGTTTTAGCTTTTTGACAGCATTACGATATGTTTCGACTCCGTTCTTCTCTATCATCTCATTAAATATTTGATTCTTTCTGTTACCTAGTCCGCAGATAGTTAATTTATCGGATGGATCCTTCTTATCCCCATACGGGAGTTCTATATTTCTCGATTTTAAGAAACTCCTAATACCTTCATAGCGTGGTTTCCCATCAATATAGATTTTATAATCCATGTCGGTCATTGAAGTGGTATCAAATTTCTTATCATCTACGGTAAGTAGATATTCATCAAACAACAATTTCCAGGCAGATTTATGAACTTCCTGCGTCTGGGTTAGCACTCCGTCTAAGTCAAAGATCAAACCTTTGATTCGTTTTGTTAACAATTCTCTGATATTCTCTTTCATGATACTTTTTTAGACACCTGCCCGTGCCCATTATAACCTCCGTTTTCTTTTTTTTAGGTTGTTTGTGGACTACTTAGAAGTTAGTGTTCTTGCCACAACATAGAATCAAATTTTTAACTCGTTTAGAATTTTTTCTCTTTAACAACATAAGTGATATAACTTTACCGACAGGTTTCTGATGTGTCAAGAACTTATTTATTTTTATATATAATGTCTGTTTGAATAAAATCTTGCTTAACAAAAAAAAATCATAGAGGATGAAAGCACTATTTTTTATCAACAAGTTATTGTAAGACAAACTGAATGAAGTCTTGCTGTTATGAAAGAAAAAAGTTAGAATTCTATACAGAATAAGTAATAAAGAATGAATTTAAAAAAGGGCTTATCTGCTTTGATTTCTTGCAGATCGATATTCTTGTTTATAGGTTCTACCGATTATTAGTACTTTGTGACCTATCCGGGCATCCTGAAATACTCTGTACATATCGTCCCTTTCCAGAGCTATGCAACCATGAGTCCAGTTTCTGCGAGTAGCCGGTCTGTTATCATGAGCACCACGGGTATGAATACCGATGGCATCACCTAAATTCGTACCTCTGATACCACCGTCAAATGTCTCCAATCCCTGTAATATTCTTCTCTCTTCAGCCGGAGTTATCAAGCCATCACTTAAACCCCTTTCCACATCGAGATGATTGGGATAACTAATCTCCAAGAAGTATTTGTAGTTAGCTGAAGCGTGTTTATCATAGATAAAGTATTCACCTTCCGGTGTTCTCCCGTCACCTCTTCTCTCTTTTCTATTTACCGGGTCGAAGCCGAGAGCGACATGTACCGGAAACCCTTCTTTCATTTCTCCGTTTTCGTAAAGGTATAAATTTCTGATGGTCTTATCGATCACTATGAGCCTTTCTTCAGGATTTGTAGCAACAAAGTTGTTGATTATCTCTTGGGAGAGACTACTCGCATAGAGCTTGGTTGAACGAGGGTATCTGACTAAAAAGTAGTTATATACTCTGCGGGCAAAAGCTCTGGGGAGAGACAGAAGACGATTATTATTATTGAAAGTGATAATAGCTGTCAGTAAAGTAATTGTTAGAAATAACAAGAGAAAGAGAGTGAAGATAATGACCTTTCTTTTCTGTGATCTTCTTGCTTTCATAGCTTAGTTTTTTGCCTTGAAGATTGCCCTGATAATCGATACTAATCCCTGGATCAAGAACAATCCTGCTATCCAGTAGTAAAGAAACTCTTGGTAAGTTAGAACTAAAACACCAACTAATACATAAGCTAATCCTGTGAAAAGAAAGCTGAGTCTCACATTAACCTTCATCTTCTTGATCCCCCTTATAGGTTATAAAAATGGTGACGTATTCAATACCCTGTATGAAGAAGATTATCGATATCCAGTATCTTAAAGTTTGCGGGTAGAAGAAAATAACGATAGCAACAAAGATGTATAACAGACCGGTAAAGATCAAACCGGTTTTTTCTGGTTTACCTGTTTTTTGGCTTATATAATCAGCTAAATTAAGAAATGTATTGTGCTTCAGTACTGAACTCCAGAAAAACGATTGGGTCTTTGACCGGACAACATTATCCCTCACACTCAACCAAAAATCGTGGAAGAAGACGATATTGAGAAAGATCCCGGCTAATAGAAGGGTCAGCAGATATGATAGTTGACTAAAATAATCTCCCCAAGTTAAAAGCAGTCCGATCTCATCAAAGAAGAGTCCTAACCCGACACCGTACATCATCGCCAGATGCTTTTTTGATAAACTATTTGTCCCAACCAGAGATAACCAACCAGCCAGAGCTATCAAGGCAAAACCGATGTAAAAATGGTGGATATGATACCCGAATAAGATAATATTCCTGCCGATATAGAAATCTACTCCCGGCATTTCACCCATCTTGGCTGCCTGAGCAAATTCAGTATTAGCTGCACCGGCTAAAAATACACTCAAACGGATAAAGATAAATCCGGCTAAGTAGGAAAGTGTTATAATAAAGGGGATCTCTTTTGATTTCTTAACCATACTCTTCTTCTCAGATATCATTTATCGATTTTTGCCTTTTCCCATTTACCTTGTTTATATATGATCAGAGCAAGTGTAGCTGCTAATATATTACTAAACAACATTGACCACCAAAGTGCATCATAGGGATTATCTGCCAGTGGGCTTGATAGCTTATTGAGAAAATCTTTAAAGAATCCTCTCTGAAGAAAAGGTAATTCCATTAATTTACCTGAGAGCAGATAGACCATTGGTACTCTTAACGCCCAGAAGCGAACTAAATTAAACATCATTGCTGACATGGTCTGTCCTGAGCCGTTAAATACCCCCATCAGTACAAAAAGCACTCCGAAGAAATTGGAAGCTACAGCAATGATCCTAAACATACGACGACCTACCTCGATAACCTCCGGGTCATTAATAAAGAATCTCGTTAATTCAGCTCCGAAGAGAAACATCAAAATACCACCACTGATCATGATCATCATAACAAGAGAGAAAGTATGCTTGATACTTCGATAAACCCGTTTGATATTATTGGCACCCAGGTTCTGTCCTACTATAGCAGCCAAACCATGACTTAACCCCATTGCAGGCATCATGAACATGCTGACCATTCTGTTGCCTATAGCATTGACACTAATAACTACAGTTCCGTAAGAATTAACGAAACCTTGTAAGATAAGAAAACCAAAGCTGATCAATGATTGGGATATCGAAGCGGGAAGGCCTATCTTGAGAATTGCTCTGATATAATCAAAATTGGGGATAAGCTCTCTTCTATGAGGGATGAATTGTGGTGTTTTCTTGGTGAAATAGATGATACATAGGAGGGCTGTTAAGAGGCGACAGAAGAATGTAGCGTATGCCGCTCCCATAGCTCCATAACTTGGGAAGATCCACCAACCGAAAATAAGAAAGGGATCTATGATAACATTGAGTGTCAGTGTGATGATCTGTATCTTCATCGGTGTTACCGTATCTCCCAATCCATGATTAAAGCTCTGATAGGCGAGGAAAAAGAACATGAAGAAGATACCAATGATCGTTACTTGCATATAGTTACGGGCTAACTCGAAAACTTCTGGTGGTGTTTGCAATAGTTCTAAAAGAAAATTTAGCGAAGAAAGACTTATCAAGATAAAGAGGAGAGAAATAACGGAAAAAACAAGCATGAATTGTCCGGTTACTTCTCTGATCTTAGTATGTTCCCCTGCTCCTCGAAATCGGGAGATCATAGCTACACCGGCAATAGATAAACCCATGCCGAATGAGGCGAAGAAGAAAACTATCGGGAAGGCAATACCGGCGATAGAAACAGCATTTCTTGCTCCTTCTCCCAGCTTACCTAACCAGAAAGTATCAGCCAGATTATAAAAGGTCTGCATGAAATTGGAGATCATGATCGGAACAGATAGTTTTAAAAGGTTTTTGATATGACTACCTTGTGTCAGATCAAGTCCGGCAGTTATTTCCTCCATGTCGCTTCCCAAATTATTTTGCACTACAAATATTTTCTTTCACTGATTATGTCAAAGAGTAATCTAAAAATTGATCAATCTGTTGCTGATTCTTTAACATATACTTCAGTCTGTGCCTTATGTCATCCTGAGTAACAATATACTGTGTCATCTCGACTGAAGAAAGGATCACGGAAGTGGATCTTTACTAACACCACATTTGTCATCTCGACTGGAACGAAGTGAAATGGAGAGATCTCATCGGAGACTAACTTATGATTATTATGTTCTTTCTTTTGTGTCGACAAAAGAAACGAACCAAAGAAAAACTCCCGGCTCTACAATTAACGGTTAAAAACCTTCTCGACTCTGCATCTTTCGCTAAACTTCTCGCTTCACTTGTCAAACAGTAGCTGCGAAGCAGATTCTCGTACAGTTTTCTTAACACCGTTATTTGTAATGCCGGATGATCTATTCCCACCCGCCACCCAAATGGAGCGAAGCTCCATAAAAATATAAGTTGTCATCTCGACTGAAGAAAGGATCACGAAAGTGGATCTTTACTAACAGCACATTTGTCATCTCGACTGGAACGAAGTGAAATGGAGAGATCTCATTACCGACCCACTTCAAATATGAAATCAAACTCGCTATTCCAATATTAGTGATGAGATATATCGATTACAATCGAATTGACAAAAAAAAAGAAAAGAGCAAGCAAAGATGAGACATATACTTCAGTCTCTGACTTATGTCATCCTGAGTGATTCAGCTCTTTTGCTGAATTGTATCGAAGGATGAATGATCTGAAAAGGTTTTCTTTTTACCTTCACCCTTTTTTATTGAATCCTATAACTTATCATGCAATTGAGCCCGACTATACAAACCGAATATGTTATCATGTCTTACAATCCCCAATTACCTTTTCAAAGACAAAAAAAGAAAAAGTAAAAGTTAAGGGGAAATCCTACTGACTCGGAACCCTAAGTTGTTATCAATGTAAGTAGCATTAAGTTCGATACCACGATAAGTAACGGTGCAATAGTAGCCACTACTCCTCCAACAGCCGCCACGTTTCATACGTCTGAGACCACTAACGGGACCTGTTGGATTAGTATAAGCTCCTGATGGATAATTTTCCTGTGATATATCCCAACACAATTCCCAAACATTACCACTCATATCATAAGTCAACAATTCATTAGGAGCTTTAGTTCCTACATCGTGAGTTCGATTACTGGAGTTATTTAAATGCCAGGCAACTTCATTAAGATTATCACTACCACTGTAGAAATAACCTTGTGTTTGATTACCTCCCATAGCGGCAAACATCCATTCCATCTCTGTTGGTAATCTATAACCGTTAGCTGTCCAGTTGCAGGATACATTAATATGATTGGCATTGCTTGTATCCCAAACTGAAGGCCAGTTATCGGGATCTGTACCATAGGTACTGTAACTGTATGCAGGAGTTAGTCCTTCCAGCATGCTGAGACGGTTACAATACTCTATCGCATTGAACCAAGAAACTCTTTCCACTGGACGGTCGGGATTATACCCCCAGTAGGAAGGATTGGTACCCATGACAGAAGCATACTCTGCTACGGTAACCTCATATTTTCCAATATAATATGATGACAGGGTTACAAGATAATTACCTCCGTCAGGACTGAAGCTTCCACCTTCGACAAATACAAGATTGTCTGCTATTGTTTGAATAATATAATCGGCTACAGCTATATCACTTTCCAGCCAGCCCGTCTTATATGCCCTCGCTTTGATAGTAGTGTTTCCGTCTATCATTATCGGATCTGAATATACGGGTGATATCTCGTTAGGATCGGTGCCATCGGTTGTATATCTTATAGTTGCTCCCTCCGTAGTGCAGGTAATTGTTACCGTCTGCGGTGCATCGTATGTCCCACCAGGCGGATCAAATGTCGGGGTTGCTACAGTTTCAGATGGTAGATCTTCTTCTATGGTATAGACTGCAGTTGCTATCTGACTTGCATCCCAACCATTTTTAAACCCTTTGGCAATTAAGGTAGTATTCGTAGACACAATGATCGGAGTGACATATACTAATGATGATTCTGTTGGTTCAGTACCGTCTGTTGTGTATTTGATTACTGCTCCCTCAGTCTGACAAGTTATAGTTACTTCCTGAGTTTCTGTATATGTACCCCCAGCAGGACTGAATATTGGTGTTGCTACCTGTTTCTTCGGTTCTGTAGAATCTGAACACGAATTGATTACAATCAAGACTATTAGACAGGCTAAAATAAATACTAAACTCTTCTTCATCCTTTCCTCCTTTATTTGATTTGTTAAAATCGATTTTTTACTTTACCAAGACCTCAACATGACTTGTCGGAGTAAGTTCTCGGCTTGTACTATCATTATCTAAGCAAGCACGAATTTTTCTATCCCCTCGGAGAAGAGGAGAACAGTAGAGCAAAGCAAAACTAAAAATACTAGGTTTTTCATAAAACCTCCTATCGATTCTAACCTATTCTCCGATATGTAATAACGTCAATTTTTTTTTGATCTTGCTTATTTTTCTGAGATAAATCTGAGGAATTGGCTTTTTTATGGTCGCTATAAAGTACTATTAAGTCAATAAAGAATGCCTCAGACATACTCGGTTTTTGCAAGTTCTGTCCCCTACGATACAATTCTTGGTAGGAAAAGCAAGGAGCCACTCCAAGAATCACTCAGGGTGACAGCAGTCTATGTTATGAAAGGTGTGTCATCTCGACTGGAACAAAGTGGAATGGAGAGATCTCAACAGAGACTAACATCAAACACAAAAACACATTTCACCTTAAAGATTCTGAGGGATGTATTTGTTATAAAATCGCTCACAGATATCCCATAATTCAGGGGTCAGGATCTCCTGTATCTTATCTACTATGGCTTGATCAATTTTACCGTAATATGCTTCGGCAATACCACCGGCTATACAAGCCAGAGTATCACTATCACCACCCAATGATATGGCATTTCGAATAGTATCTTCATAAGAGTCGGCATCGAGGAAAGAGATTATCGCTTCCGGAACTGTTCCCTGGCAAGATTCATTAAAACTATAATAGGGTCTGATCTCATCGACAGTCCGAGTCAGGTCGTAATCAAAACGTTCTGTGATTTCTTTTCTGATAACTTCCTTATCATG
The sequence above is a segment of the Candidatus Cloacimonadota bacterium genome. Coding sequences within it:
- the otsB gene encoding trehalose-phosphatase, whose amino-acid sequence is MKENIRELLTKRIKGLIFDLDGVLTQTQEVHKSAWKLLFDEYLLTVDDKKFDTTSMTDMDYKIYIDGKPRYEGIRSFLKSRNIELPYGDKKDPSDKLTICGLGNRKNQIFNEMIEKNGVETYRNAVKKLKQWRDLGLKTAIVSSSKNCEKIIKRVGIDKLFDVRIDGVVAEQRHLKGKPNPDIFIEAAKYLNISPENGVVFEDAISGVEAGQRGHFGLVVGVNRFNNGDALLANGADIIINNFADLDLFDNPMIAEYFDIPKPLIFTQKTDIFKSISASKPVFFLDYDGTLTPIVSRPEDAKISPEMKQTLKELADNFTVAIITGRDTKDIQNLVQLDNLIYAGSHGYDIIGPDGMKKEHEKAGEIVQLLDKIEQELVDRFKDKTEGVQVERKRYAIANHYRNARESDIPYIYEVVDKIIKNNKGLKKGEGKKVVEIKPDLDWHKGKAVFWILEELGLDDSSKYLPIFIGDDITDEDAFKALKDKGIGIMVGSHGQETAANYSLKNVFQVKEFFEKIVEIHKNKKGNE
- a CDS encoding L,D-transpeptidase; this translates as MKARRSQKRKVIIFTLFLLLFLTITLLTAIITFNNNNRLLSLPRAFARRVYNYFLVRYPRSTKLYASSLSQEIINNFVATNPEERLIVIDKTIRNLYLYENGEMKEGFPVHVALGFDPVNRKERRGDGRTPEGEYFIYDKHASANYKYFLEISYPNHLDVERGLSDGLITPAEERRILQGLETFDGGIRGTNLGDAIGIHTRGAHDNRPATRRNWTHGCIALERDDMYRVFQDARIGHKVLIIGRTYKQEYRSARNQSR
- a CDS encoding MATE family efflux transporter produces the protein MEEITAGLDLTQGSHIKNLLKLSVPIMISNFMQTFYNLADTFWLGKLGEGARNAVSIAGIAFPIVFFFASFGMGLSIAGVAMISRFRGAGEHTKIREVTGQFMLVFSVISLLFILISLSSLNFLLELLQTPPEVFELARNYMQVTIIGIFFMFFFLAYQSFNHGLGDTVTPMKIQIITLTLNVIIDPFLIFGWWIFPSYGAMGAAYATFFCRLLTALLCIIYFTKKTPQFIPHRRELIPNFDYIRAILKIGLPASISQSLISFGFLILQGFVNSYGTVVISVNAIGNRMVSMFMMPAMGLSHGLAAIVGQNLGANNIKRVYRSIKHTFSLVMMIMISGGILMFLFGAELTRFFINDPEVIEVGRRMFRIIAVASNFFGVLFVLMGVFNGSGQTMSAMMFNLVRFWALRVPMVYLLSGKLMELPFLQRGFFKDFLNKLSSPLADNPYDALWWSMLFSNILAATLALIIYKQGKWEKAKIDK
- a CDS encoding chitobiase/beta-hexosaminidase C-terminal domain-containing protein, with product MKKSLVFILACLIVLIVINSCSDSTEPKKQVATPIFSPAGGTYTETQEVTITCQTEGAVIKYTTDGTEPTESSLVYVTPIIVSTNTTLIAKGFKNGWDASQIATAVYTIEEDLPSETVATPTFDPPGGTYDAPQTVTITCTTEGATIRYTTDGTDPNEISPVYSDPIMIDGNTTIKARAYKTGWLESDIAVADYIIQTIADNLVFVEGGSFSPDGGNYLVTLSSYYIGKYEVTVAEYASVMGTNPSYWGYNPDRPVERVSWFNAIEYCNRLSMLEGLTPAYSYSTYGTDPDNWPSVWDTSNANHINVSCNWTANGYRLPTEMEWMFAAMGGNQTQGYFYSGSDNLNEVAWHLNNSSNRTHDVGTKAPNELLTYDMSGNVWELCWDISQENYPSGAYTNPTGPVSGLRRMKRGGCWRSSGYYCTVTYRGIELNATYIDNNLGFRVSRISP